In a single window of the Bactrocera dorsalis isolate Fly_Bdor chromosome 2, ASM2337382v1, whole genome shotgun sequence genome:
- the LOC105227562 gene encoding serine-rich adhesin for platelets, producing the protein MASTTQMAPFPHPLHSVSSSSNNNKNCNNADKRQRHTKISPQAHLRRRLHCSNNNEYNKATSNTIRATLSLFCQFLTVYCILLTASGSVRMAQAQDEPLSATSAVTAPGHHAQYSYADALPSAFHCPAEGLYADDYDCRIYYRCEAKTNDYIKAYAFACKSGTVFSRNLRLCMPPQLSGREECSDYMNEIDTDNGDNGVDGQQLPLLTYGSANNGNGTYATASDTGANIDTDAASYAAAASAAETATRGQLQNYGLSGLGGVSVISFSTSAARSAGGNAIDEQGPPCEDDGFMSDPDDCTIFYRCISNGRTFNKIGFRCSDGTAWDAALESCNHIHNVRASGGCKGKADNLVLADYNAATTQSTQTNYQNTTTSSSSSQQSSTSSSSNTSSSSSSSSSSNTASSSASNTSGAGGNQQQTSTQSSSTESNSSNQQSQSSTQSSSSSSQQSSTSSTSSTSTSSSNQGASSNQSSANNQSNSSNQSGSNSSNNQSSSNNQSSSSNQSGSSSQSGSNNQSSNTGQSSSSNQSNTNNQSSSGNQSAANNQSNTSNQTATNNQSSGSSSSNQSSSGNQSSSTSQSGSNNQSGSNNQSSSSNQSSSSNQSGSNNQSNSNNQSNSNNQSNSSNQSSSNNQSSGNKPNTATECKNDETYIPDKEDCTKFYRCRDNGNGGLEQVPFTCGPGTVWNQDEKVCDIPTSEQKEKCKAMLNLGGPTNTTSSSNQQSGNQQSGSGQQSSNNQTTASNQSTSSSNQSSSTGSQTSSSSQSASSSNQSSSSNQSNNNQSSQQQSNNQQTNQTTTTQKPSNPEGDCKDTETYLADKSDCRRFYRCVDNGNGGFDKVAFDCAPGTVWDPDVLGCNHPTDVQKEQCRVMATGGSSSNATSSQQPSSNNQSSSSNQQASGSNQSSSSSSAQGSSSNEQSSTSSSTGSSQQSSGSNQSGSSSSTGSSQQSSGSNQSGSSSSTQGSSSNEQSSTSSSTGSSQQSSGSNQTGSSSSTQGSSSNEQSTTSSSTVSSQQSSGSNQSGSSNSTQGTSSNEQSSTSSSTSSNQQSSSSSTQSSSSSSSQENSTNQSTTTSQSSSSSQGSSTTQSSSTTQGSSTSQEGTTTQGSTTTQGTTSTTTTQSKPSGNCDSKTKFVGDEKDCAKFYRCVDNGKGGYDKVPFTCGPGTVWDSAIVACNHPWAVKDKSCGTGSPSQQSPTTQTTEGPQVSSTTVPQQSTTPTQVQKPTTSRPTQTTNRPGDTTQSPISAPPTVSTQRPIVTPGICRTEGFIGDPKDCTIFYRCVSNGQGGFTQYPFKCGDGTVWDNELQTCNHDLNMCNPNPSTGKPTTTQGQTTTTLSPSTTPITSRPTTTQVQTSTQTPAIESTTQSISSTTTNDGQQTTTVIAEKPTTITTQTPTWTTTETISTTSSPTNPTTGVSTQPSTTESDSTTLQPTSTTPIPNLPPGQTCQGEGYMADPMNCRKFYRCVREGDSYTKYEFTCAKGTGWSEDKQTCDYAGNIERCEGQTEEPETSTVTTETSIESSTTTVTAEKPTTEPSSTTTTVTAKPTTIPTETTTVPSSTAWTTTGIPSTTTATSTWSTEAGDDSTTTSQPISTTPIPNLPPGQTCQGEGYMADPLNCRKFYRCVREGDSYTKYEFTCAKGTGWSEDKQTCDYATNIERCEGQTEEPETSTVTTETTIESSTTTVTAEKPTTEESTTTTIVTEKPTTEESSTTTSVTEKPTTAPTQTTTVQTSTAWTTTEIPSTTTSTSTWSTEAGDDSTTTTQPISTTPIPNLPPGQTCQGEGYMADPMNCRKFYRCVREGDSYTKYEFTCAKGTGWSEDKQTCDYAANIERCEGQTEEPETSTVTTEASVESSTTTVTTEKPITEESSTTTTVTEKPTTEESSTTTTVTEKPTTEESSTTTTITDKPTTIPTDTSTVQTSTVWTTTEIPSTTTATSTWSTEAGYDSTTTPQPTSTTPIPNLPPGQTCQGEGYMADPMNCKKFYRCVREGDSYTRYEFTCAKGTGWSEDKQTCDYAGNIERCEGQTEEPETSTLPTETTLDTSTTTKPTEWTTTTQSTQTTTIPDSTTQQTTAIETSTLPESSSATESSSTNLPETTTTVQPQTTTTIPTDTTQYPVTSKPGYKPTTDKPGTDSTTTPTTTEEYPTTTAEPVNHVCTNEGFYPDPQDCNRYYRCVDASKNGKYQIYSFRCPDGTVWDTSLETCNFPDSVSGNCSKAPGTTTEGATTEWTTTGPTEKPTEKPEKPTEKPEKPTTEQTTTDEPTTVPTTPTTEQSTTTTQEPSTEPASTTVITTTDEPTTTTEIYSTTEQSTIPPTTTTESITTIKPGPATNDSSPCPQTGEGQNTFVCPTGFRRHPKSCDLFYQCTEKAESYDLAITVFECPKGTVYHEERNLCDKPTKNDNCLKKSMTRSGLYDDQIRLMNMIKIRSVGQSLCPNKGHFALNKDECSQLFIKCAHSTTTGRLEGQVYRCPQGFAYWAVSRRCERAQKLLNCTPAKYETGGDLPVEWANIGNRRRNLKV; encoded by the exons ATGAACCGCTTAGCGCCACTAGCGCCGTGACCGCACCAGGCCACCACGCGCAATACTCCTACGCTGACGCCCTGCCGAGTgcattccattgcccggccgAAGGTTTATACGCCGACGATTACGACTGTCGTATCTACTACCGCTGCGAAGCGAAAACAAATGACTATATCAAAGCTTATGCATTCGCCTGCAAATCTGGTACCGTATTCTCGCGCAACCTGCGCCTCTGCATGCCGCCCCAGCTGTCCGGCCGCGAGGAATGCAGCGATTACATGAACGAAATTGATACGGACAATGGCGATAATGGTGTTGATGGCCAACAACTGCCGCTACTGACATATGGCAGTGCCAATAACGGTAATGGCACATACGCGACCGCAAGCGATACGGGTGCGAATATCGACACCGATGCTGCTTCATACGCTGCCGCTGCGTCTGCCGCTGAAACTGCAACGCgtggtcaattgcaaaattatgGGCTGTCAGGTTTGGGTGGCGTTTCCGTAATTTCCTTTTCCACATCGGCGGCGCGTTCGGCGGGTGGCAATGCCATCGACGAACAGGGACCACCTTGCGAGGATGATGGATTTATGAGCGATCCAGACGACTGCACAATCTTCTATCGGTGCATTTCGAATGGTCGGACTTTCAATAAAATCGGTTTTCGTTGCTCGGACGGCACTGCGTGGGATGCCGCATTGGAATCATGTAACCACATACACAACGTGCGTGCCAGTGGTGGATGTAAAGGAAAGGCTGATAATTTAGTTTTGGCCGACTATAACGCGGCTACAACTCAATCAACGCAAACCAACTATCAGAATACAACAACTTCGAGCAGCAGTAGCCAGCAGAGTTCGACTAGCTCATCCTCAAATACATCCTCATCGTCATCATCTTCGTCCTCGTCGAATACTGCGAGCTCAAGTGCGTCGAATACCAGCGGTGCAGGTGGCAATCAGCAGCAAACAAGCACTCAATCAAGCAGCACTGAGAGTAATTCATCCAACCAGCAATCGCAATCAAGCACACAGAGCTCAAGTTCAAGTAGTCAACAATCATCAACTTCGAGCACAAGTTCAACATCGACATCAAGTTCAAATCAGGGCGCCAGTAGCAATCAATCAAGTGCCAACAATCAATCGAATTCAAGCAATCAGTCTGGCAGTAATAGCTCTAATAATCAATCTAGCTCAAACAATCAATCTAGTTCAAGCAATCAATCGGGTTCCAGTAGCCAATCAGGATCAAACAATCAATCTAGTAACACGGGGCAATCAAGTTCAAGCAACCAGTCTAATACAAATAATCAATCTAGTTCTGGCAACCAGTCAGCCGCAAATAATCAATCAAATACCAGCAATCAAACAGCCACGAACAATCAGTCTTCTGGTAGTAGTTCTAGTAATCAATCTAGTTCTGGTAATCAATCAAGTTCAACTAGCCAATCTGGGTCTAATAATCAATCTGGTAGCAACAATCAATCAAGCTCAAGTAATCAATCTAGTTCAAGCAATCAATCTGGTAGCAACAATCAATCAAACTCGAATAACCAATCTAATTCAAACAATCAATCAAACTCGAGCAATCAATCTAGTTCCAACAATCAATCTAGTGGCAATAAACCCAATACAGCCACTGAATGTAAGAATGATGAAACTTACATTCCCGATAAAGAGGATTGTACAAAATTCTACCGCTGTCGGGATAATGGTAATGGTGGTTTGGAACAAGTGCCGTTTACATGTGGACCCGGTACTGTTTGGAATCAAGATGAGAAAGTTTGTGATATACCTACCAGCGAGcagaaagaaaaatgtaaagcgATGCTTAACTTAGGTGGCCCTACAAACACCACCAGCAGCAGTAATCAGCAGTCGGGAAATCAACAATCAGGTAGTGGTCAACAGAGCTCCAACAACCAAACCACAGCGAGCAATCAATCAACCTCTTCAAGCAATCAATCCTCTTCAACCGGCAGTCAAACAAGTAGCTCAAGCCAATCCGCCTCCAGTAGCAATCAGTCGAGTTCCTCCAATCAATCCAATAACAATCAGTCGAGTCAGCAGCAGTCCAATAATCAACAAACAAATCAAACGACAACAACTCAAAAGCCCTCCAATCCAGAAGGGGATTGCAAAGACACTGAGACGTACTTAGCTGATAAATCGGACTGTCGTCGCTTCTATCGTTGTGTCGATAACGGCAATGGAGGGTTTGATAAGGTTGCTTTCGATTGTGCGCCCGGTACGGTGTGGGATCCAGATGTCTTGGGTTGCAATCATCCGACGGATGTGCAAAAGGAGCAATGTCGTGTTATGGCTACTGGTGGTAGCAGTTCAAATGCGACATCAAGTCAACAACCTTCGAGTAACAATCAATCTTCGAGTTCAAACCAGCAGGCATCTGGTAGTAATCAGTCCAGCTCCTCAAGCTCGGCACAGGGATCTTCAAGCAATGAACAATCAAGCACTTCAAGTAGCACAGGttcaagtcaacaatcatctgGTAGTAATCAGTCCGGCTCCTCAAGCTCAACAGGTTCAAGCCAACAATCGTCTGGTAGTAATCAGTCCGGTTCCTCAAGCTCAACACAGGGATCTTCAAGCAATGAGCAATCAAGCACTTCAAGTAGCACAGGttcaagtcaacaatcatctgGTAGTAATCAAACCGGCTCTTCAAGCTCGACACAAGGATCTTCAAGCAATGAGCAATCAACCACCTCAAGTAGCACAGTttcaagtcaacaatcatctgGTAGTAATCAATCCGGCTCCTCAAACTCGACTCAAGGAACTTCGAGCAATGAGCAATCGAGCACATCCAGTAGTACAAGTTCAAATCAGCAATCATCATCAAGCAGCACACAGTCAAGCAGTTCAAGCAGCAGTCAGGAGAATTCAACAAACCAAAGTACTACAACCTCACAAAGCTCGAGCAGCAGTCAAGGCTCCTCTACAACTCAAAGCTCTTCAACAACACAAGGTTCTTCAACCAGTCAAGAAGGCACCACAACGCAAGGTTCGACAACAACACAAGGTACAACATCCACCACTACAACTCAATCAAAGCCATCAGGTAATTGCGacagtaaaacaaaatttgtgggTGATGAAAAGGATTGCGCCAAATTTTATCGGTGTGTTGATAATGGTAAGGGCGGTTATGATAAAGTACCGTTTACCTGTGGACCAGGAACTGTTTGGGACAGCGCAATCGTCGCCTGTAATCATCCGTGGGCGGTGAAGGATAAAAGCTGCGGCACAGGAAGCCCCAGCCAGCAGTCACCAACCACACAAACTACTGAAGGACCCCAAGTTTCAAGTACTACGGTTCCTCAGCAATCTACAACACCCACACAAGTGCAAAAGCCGACAACTTCACGGCCTACTCAAACAACCAATCGTCCCGGTGATACTACACAGTCTCCGATAAGTGCACCACCCACTGTAAGCACTCAGAGACCAATAGTGACGCCTGGTATATGCCGAACGGAAGGCTTTATTGGAGATCCTAAAGACTGCACCATTTTCTATCGTTGTGTAAGCAACGGTCAAGGTGGCTTTACACAATATCCGTTCAAGTGCGGAGATGGCACAGTATGGGACAACGAGTTACAGACATGCAATCACGATTTGAATATGTGTAATCCAAATCCTAGCACAGGTAAACCTACAACTACTCAAGGTCAAACTACGACAACTCTATCACCTTCGACTACGCCAATCACATCGCGACCCACCACCACTCAAGTGCAGACTTCGACACAAACTCCAGCTATTGAATCAACCACTCAGTCTATATCGTCGACAACCACAAACGATGGACAACAAACAACTACGGTCATAGCTGAGAAACCAACCACAATAACTACTCAAACGCCGACTTGGACTACAACAGAGACAATTTCGACTACATCGTCACCTACAAACCCTACGACTGGTGTTTCAACGCAACCTTCAACAACTGAAAGCGACTCGACAACATTGCAGCCGACCTCAACCACGCCCATACCGAATTTACCTCCGGGACAAACATGTCAAGGTGAAGGTTATATGGCTGATCCAATGAATTGCAGGAAGTTCTATCGTTGTGTTCGTGAAGGGGATTCATACACGAAATATGAATTCACCTGTGCCAAGGGTACAGGTTGGAGCGAGGATAAGCAAACTTGTGACTACGCTGGAAATATTGAACGATGTGAAGGACAAACTGAGGAACCGGAGACCTCAACCGTCACTACGGAAACCAGCATCGAAAGTTCTACCACTACGGTAACAGCCGAAAAACCAACCACAGAACCGAGCTCGACAACTACGACCGTAACGGCAAAACCAACCACAATTCCAACGGAAACCACTACAGTCCCGTCGTCAACGGCCTGGACAACAACTGGTATACCTTCGACAACAACTGCCACATCGACATGGAGCACAGAGGCTGGAGATGACTCTACAACAACATCACAACCGATATCGACCACACCTATACCGAATTTGCCACCAGGACAAACTTGCCAAGGCGAAGGTTATATGGCTGATCCATTAAACTGCAGGAAGTTCTATCGTTGTGTTCGCGAAGGGGATTCATACACGAAATATGAGTTCACCTGTGCCAAGGGTACAGGTTGGAGCGAGGATAAGCAAACTTGTGACTACGCGACAAATATTGAACGGTGTGAAGGACAAACCGAGGAACCAGAGACCTCAACCGTCACTACGGAAACCACCATCGAAAGTTCTACCACTACGGTAACAGCCGAAAAACCAACCACAGAAGAGAGCACGACAACTACGATCGTAACAGAAAAACCGACCACAGAAGAAAGCTCAACAACTACGTCCGTAACAGAAAAACCGACCACAGCTCCAACGCAAACCACCACGGTCCAAACGTCAACAGCATGGACGACAACAGAGATACCTTCGACAACGACTTCCACATCGACATGGAGCACAGAAGCTGGAGATGACTCTACGACAACAACACAACCGATATCGACCACACCTATACCGAATTTACCGCCGGGACAAACATGTCAAGGTGAAGGTTATATGGCGGATCCAATGAATTGCAGGAAGTTCTATCGTTGTGTTCGTGAAGGGGATTCATacacaaaatatgaattcactTGTGCCAAGGGCACAGGTTGGAGTGAAGACAAGCAAACTTGTGACTACGCGGCTAATATTGAGCGATGTGAAGGACAAACCGAGGAGCCAGAGACCTCAACCGTTACTACAGAAGCCTCAGTCGAAAGTTCTACCACTACAGTAACTACAGAAAAACCAATCACAGAAGAGAGTTCGACAACTACGACCGTAACGGAAAAACCAACTACAGAAGAGAGCTCAACAACTACAACCGTAACGGAAAAACCAACCACAGAAGAGAGCTCAACAACTACGACCATAACGGATAAACCAACCACAATTCCAACGGATACCTCCACAGTCCAAACGTCAACAGTATGGACCACAACGGAAATACCTTCGACTACGACCGCTACATCGACATGGAGCACAGAAGCTGGGTATGACTCTACAACAACACCGCAACCAACATCGACCACACCAATACCGAATTTACCACCAGGACAAACTTGCCAAGGTGAAGGCTATATGGCGGATCCAATGAATTGTAAGAAGTTCTATCGTTGTGTTCGCGAAGGGGATTCATACACAAGATATGAATTCACATGTGCCAAAGGTACAGGCTGGAGCGAGGATAAGCAAACTTGCGACTACGCTGGAAATATAGAACGATGTGAAGGACAAACTGAAGAGCCTGAAACGTCTACCCTTCCTACAGAAACCACATTGGATACATCAACAACCACTAAACCCACTGAATGGACAACAACTACACAATcgacacaaacaacaacaatacccgACTCTACTACACagcaaacaacagcaatagaAACATCAACACTTCCAGAAAGTTCAAGTGCCACTGAGAGTTCGAGCACCAATTTACCGGAAACGACCACAACAGTGCAACCACAAACGACTACGACCATTCCAACGGATACAACACAGTACCCAGTCACTTCAAAGCCGGGCTATAAACCCACCACAGATAAGCCGGGTACCGATTCTACCACAACTCCGACGACTACCGAAGAATATCCGACTACAACAGCCGAACCAGTTAATCATGTCTGCACCAATGAAGGATTCTACCCCGATCCACAGGATTGCAATCGTTACTATCGTTGTGTTGACGCAAGTAAGAACGGTAAATATCAAATTTATAGCTTCCGCTGTCCGGACGGTACAGTTTGGGACACATCGCTAGAGACATGCAACTTCCCCGACAGTGTGTCGGGTAATTGCTCAAAAGCTCCAGGCACAACAACAGAGGGAGCTACAACGGAGTGGACGACCACTGGTCCTACCGAAAAACCCACTGAGAAGCCAGAAAAACCCACTGAGAAACCAGAAAAACCAACCACGGAGCAAACAACTACCGATGAACCAACAACTGTACCTACAACTCCAACCACCGAACAGTCAACCACAACAACACAAGAGCCGTCAACAGAACCTGCTTCTACAACGGTGATCACAACCACTGATGAACCAACCACAACTACTGAAATATATTCCACCACGGAACAGTCCACCAtcccaccaacaacaacaactgagtCAATAACAACTATAAAGCCAGGCCCTGCTACAAATGACAGTTCTCCCTGCCCCCAAACTGGCGAAGGTCAAAATACTTTTGTCTGTCCAACCGGCTTCCGGCGGCATCCGAAAAGTTGTGACTTATTTTATCAATGTACCGAGAAAGCCGAGAGCTACGATTTGGCAATAACCGTTTTCGAGTGTCCCAAAGGCACAGTGTATCATGAAGAGAGAAATCTTTGCGATAAGCCTACTAAAAACGACAActgtttgaaaaaatcgatgacGCGTTCCGGTCTTTACGACGACCAAATAAGACTCATGAATATG ATAAAAATTCGCTCTGTCGGCCAGTCACTGTGCCCCAACAAAGGACACTTTGCACTAAACAAGGACGAATGCAGTCAACTCTTCATTAAATGTGCGCACTCGACGACGACGGGTCGGCTGGAAGGCCAAGTCTACCGCTGCCCGCAAGGTTTCGCCTATTGGGCCGTTAGTCGACGCTGCGAACGTGCACAGAAACTGCTCAATTGCACGCCGGCTAAATATGAGACCGGCGGCGATTTGCCCGTAGAATGGGCGAACATAGGCAATCGACGCAGAAATTTGAAAGTTTAA